In Paracoccus jeotgali, the following are encoded in one genomic region:
- a CDS encoding DUF6362 family protein → MADREWTADCVADHFEEAFRTLRKLPPVKAQGYFNTWPDIVRTSREIAAMEPQPMRVWPSAAAITRLEQTFDWVLWIEEAERKLVWSRAARVPWKQISGELGCDRTTAWRRWQLALTKIAARLNAQ, encoded by the coding sequence ATGGCTGATCGCGAATGGACCGCCGACTGCGTCGCCGATCATTTCGAGGAGGCGTTCCGCACCCTGCGCAAGCTGCCGCCGGTCAAGGCGCAGGGCTACTTCAACACCTGGCCCGACATCGTGCGGACCAGCCGCGAGATCGCGGCGATGGAGCCGCAGCCGATGCGGGTCTGGCCCTCGGCCGCCGCGATCACCCGGCTCGAGCAGACATTCGACTGGGTGCTCTGGATCGAGGAGGCGGAACGCAAGCTGGTCTGGTCGCGCGCGGCCCGCGTGCCGTGGAAGCAGATCAGCGGCGAGCTGGGCTGCGACCGCACGACCGCGTGGCGGCGCTGGCAACTGGCCCTGACCAAGATCGCTGCGCGGCTGAATGCGCAGTGA
- a CDS encoding site-specific DNA-methyltransferase yields MTLSFAPDRIEMWPLAKLQPYARNAKAHGADQVAKIAASMAEFGWTVPCLVAEDGELIAGHGRVLAATQLGLTEAPVIVLGHLTEAQRRAYRIADNKLTELGTWDEALLSAELNDLLAEDFDLSLVGFSDGELDKLLAYVAEDDGEEGGAGGSVPPVTIPEPPRNPASRTGDLWILGDHRLLCGDSTSVSDVRRLMNGERAILFATDPPYLVDYDGSNHPTRNKDWSASYGTTWDDSSQGAELYDGFIAAAVAEAITEDAAWYCWHASRRQAMLEACWEKAGAFVHQQIIWVKDRGVLTRSHYLWKHEPCFMGWRRPNRPPKVAEQTLPSTWEMPSFAKDERPDHPTPKPLDAFGIPMRQHVARGGLCYEPFSGSGSQIMAGEANGRRVFAMEISPAYVDVAVERWQAETGRDAILDGDGRTFAEVRTERLGDDADAPADAPAKDAAPEPARKRKSAA; encoded by the coding sequence ATGACGCTGAGTTTTGCCCCGGATCGGATCGAGATGTGGCCGCTGGCCAAGCTCCAGCCCTATGCCCGCAATGCCAAGGCGCATGGCGCGGACCAGGTCGCGAAGATCGCTGCCAGCATGGCTGAGTTCGGCTGGACCGTGCCGTGCCTGGTGGCCGAGGATGGTGAACTGATTGCGGGTCATGGCCGGGTGCTGGCGGCAACGCAGCTGGGTCTGACCGAAGCACCGGTCATCGTGCTGGGGCACCTAACCGAAGCGCAGCGGCGGGCATACCGGATTGCGGACAACAAGCTGACCGAACTCGGAACGTGGGACGAGGCGCTGCTGTCGGCCGAACTGAACGACCTGCTGGCCGAGGATTTCGACCTGTCGCTGGTCGGTTTCTCCGACGGCGAGTTGGACAAGCTGCTGGCCTACGTCGCGGAAGACGACGGTGAAGAAGGTGGCGCCGGGGGCTCCGTGCCGCCGGTGACCATTCCCGAGCCGCCGCGCAATCCGGCATCGCGAACGGGCGACCTGTGGATCCTCGGCGATCACCGACTGCTTTGCGGCGACAGCACCAGCGTTTCCGATGTGCGCCGCCTGATGAATGGCGAGCGGGCGATCCTGTTCGCCACCGACCCGCCGTATCTTGTGGATTACGACGGCTCGAACCATCCGACCCGCAACAAGGACTGGTCTGCGTCCTACGGCACGACCTGGGATGACAGTTCGCAGGGGGCCGAGCTTTACGACGGCTTCATCGCGGCCGCTGTCGCCGAGGCGATCACCGAGGATGCCGCCTGGTACTGCTGGCACGCTTCGCGCCGCCAGGCGATGCTGGAGGCCTGCTGGGAAAAGGCCGGGGCCTTCGTCCATCAGCAGATCATCTGGGTGAAGGACCGCGGGGTTCTGACCCGCTCGCACTACCTCTGGAAGCACGAGCCCTGCTTCATGGGCTGGCGCCGTCCGAACCGCCCGCCGAAGGTGGCCGAGCAGACGCTGCCCTCGACCTGGGAGATGCCGTCCTTCGCCAAGGACGAGCGCCCCGACCACCCGACGCCGAAGCCGCTCGACGCCTTCGGCATCCCGATGCGCCAACATGTGGCGCGCGGCGGCCTCTGCTACGAACCGTTCTCCGGCTCGGGCTCACAGATCATGGCGGGCGAAGCCAATGGCCGCCGCGTCTTCGCGATGGAAATCAGCCCGGCCTATGTCGATGTCGCGGTGGAACGCTGGCAGGCCGAGACCGGGCGCGACGCGATCCTCGATGGCGATGGACGGACC